A part of Solicola gregarius genomic DNA contains:
- a CDS encoding TetR family transcriptional regulator, which yields MRTRQEQKERTRRVILDAALQLTGEYGFGGLSLRQVTRASGIVPTAFYRHFASMHELGLALVGESFETLRAMTREARRDPRTFDDVIATSAEILVRVVKERPEHFAFIARERFGGVAEVRDAIRHELELFVSELAVDLARFPYIEDWTPADVQMVAKLFVNNMVGTAEDIVEVPPGRPDLEQKVAEQAKRQMRLIAIGFKDWKSQ from the coding sequence ATGCGTACCCGCCAGGAGCAGAAGGAGCGCACCCGTCGGGTGATTCTGGACGCTGCGCTCCAGCTCACCGGCGAATACGGCTTCGGCGGGCTCAGCCTGCGCCAGGTGACGCGCGCGTCGGGCATCGTGCCGACCGCCTTCTATCGGCACTTCGCGAGCATGCACGAGCTGGGGTTGGCGCTCGTCGGCGAGTCGTTCGAGACCCTGCGCGCGATGACCCGCGAGGCGAGGCGCGACCCGCGTACGTTCGACGACGTGATCGCGACCTCTGCGGAGATCCTGGTGCGGGTGGTCAAGGAGCGACCCGAACACTTCGCGTTCATCGCCCGCGAGCGGTTCGGGGGTGTCGCCGAGGTACGCGACGCCATTCGGCATGAGCTCGAGCTGTTCGTCAGCGAGCTGGCGGTCGACCTGGCGCGCTTCCCGTACATCGAGGACTGGACTCCGGCCGACGTGCAGATGGTGGCGAAGCTGTTCGTGAACAACATGGTGGGCACCGCCGAGGACATCGTCGAGGTGCCGCCCGGGCGCCCGGACCTCGAGCAGAAGGTGGCCGAGCAGGCGAAACGGCAGATGCGCCTGATCGCGATCGGCTTCAAGGACTGGAAGTCCCAGTAG